From the genome of Vibrio navarrensis, one region includes:
- a CDS encoding tRNA (adenine(22)-N(1))-methyltransferase — MKLSQRMQTLQSMVSDEYDHIWDCCCDHGYLGLALLQQTQNAKVHFVDIVPQLTEKVRQTLEANHTAQRHRWHVECVDVAQLPLEGFSGRHLVIIAGVGGDLTLALVEQICQRHPQAELEFLLCPVHHLYMLRQALRRLKFGLIDEKLIEENRRFYEVLHLSRQQDTHRELSVVGDSMWSCAPLDIAKRYQATTIAHYQRLQRGHGEAMSAIIENYQNVIL, encoded by the coding sequence GTGAAACTGAGTCAACGTATGCAAACTCTGCAATCCATGGTGAGCGACGAGTATGACCATATTTGGGATTGTTGCTGCGATCACGGCTATCTGGGGCTTGCGTTGCTGCAACAGACTCAAAATGCAAAGGTGCATTTTGTCGACATCGTGCCGCAGCTAACGGAAAAAGTGAGGCAAACGCTGGAAGCAAACCACACGGCTCAGCGTCATCGCTGGCATGTCGAGTGCGTTGACGTTGCGCAGTTGCCTTTGGAAGGTTTTTCAGGCCGACATTTGGTGATCATTGCCGGTGTTGGTGGCGACTTAACACTGGCACTGGTTGAGCAAATTTGTCAGCGGCACCCGCAAGCCGAGTTGGAGTTTCTGCTCTGCCCTGTGCATCATCTGTACATGTTGCGCCAAGCCCTGCGTCGCCTTAAGTTTGGCCTGATTGACGAAAAGCTCATTGAAGAGAATCGCCGCTTTTACGAAGTGTTGCACCTATCTCGCCAGCAAGATACGCATCGAGAGCTTTCTGTCGTTGGAGATTCAATGTGGTCCTGCGCGCCGCTGGATATCGCCAAACGCTATCAGGCAACGACCATTGCCCATTATCAACGCTTGCAGCGCGGCCATGGTGAGGCCATGTCGGCGATTATTGAAAACTATCAAAACGTAATTCTTTGA
- a CDS encoding arginase has translation MLSFFKRHQKASVIEHHHSPFTYLTLSEFVKPMTIVEFETAQQSLENASEWLYQLNERKTGSDCDNFSRKDVENGNYQEALSRALSRHAIPIVLTNCAESVLSSMPVLFSGGEEVGLVNLSHSMGLKATLDVKLGTAFHFALTRYHNTRAFFVGVNESHTSSAVWEHAEDLGCNWLTEKEFTFRHRNDCKEHLGSFIDHCDRLVISIDLASIVAKASIEDCQALDMQMVMRTLRQCLLSGKTTFIQIVGDRDKLIYSRECKNMLEELDQLTDLLHHAA, from the coding sequence ATGTTAAGCTTTTTCAAACGTCATCAAAAAGCCAGTGTGATTGAACATCATCACTCCCCTTTTACCTATCTCACCTTAAGTGAGTTCGTGAAACCTATGACAATCGTCGAGTTTGAAACAGCGCAACAGAGCCTTGAAAACGCCAGTGAATGGTTATATCAGCTCAACGAACGTAAAACGGGTAGTGACTGTGACAATTTTTCGCGCAAAGACGTGGAAAACGGCAACTATCAGGAAGCGTTAAGCCGCGCGCTTTCACGTCATGCGATTCCGATTGTTCTTACCAATTGTGCAGAAAGCGTACTCTCTTCAATGCCGGTGCTATTTAGCGGCGGTGAAGAAGTTGGGTTGGTCAATTTGAGCCACAGCATGGGGCTCAAAGCGACCTTGGACGTGAAACTCGGCACCGCTTTTCACTTTGCCCTCACTCGCTATCACAACACCCGGGCCTTTTTCGTTGGCGTGAACGAGAGCCATACCAGCAGCGCAGTTTGGGAACACGCCGAAGATCTCGGTTGCAATTGGCTGACAGAGAAAGAGTTCACGTTCCGTCATCGCAACGATTGCAAGGAGCACTTGGGCAGTTTTATCGATCACTGTGACCGACTGGTGATCTCGATTGATTTGGCGTCAATTGTTGCCAAAGCCAGCATTGAAGATTGCCAAGCACTCGACATGCAGATGGTGATGCGCACTTTACGCCAATGTTTACTCTCCGGCAAAACCACCTTTATCCAAATTGTGGGCGATCGCGATAAGCTCATCTACTCGCGCGAATGCAAAAACATGCTGGAAGAGTTAGATCAGCTCACCGATTTGCTCCACCACGCGGCATAA
- a CDS encoding CheR family methyltransferase, giving the protein MESVTDLSNEQLEIQLLLEAIYRKYGYDFREYSLAHTKRRLEYRRAIEGMSNYSQMQHKVINDARFFDQMLLDLSINVTEMFRDPWFYKKVRELIIPHLQTYPFVKIWHAGCSAGQEVYSMGIMLEEEGMKDRAQIYATDFNEAILEKAKKGIYPMDLVRQYTANYQAAGGSASFSDYYIADYDSVIMKLALRDKMLFTPHNLATDGVFGEMNVIFCRNVLIYFNRELQNRVFKLFYDSLVPGGFLCLGSKESLRFSDIADKFDLVSEKEKIYRKKRIR; this is encoded by the coding sequence ATGGAAAGCGTGACTGATCTTTCAAACGAACAATTAGAAATTCAACTGCTGTTGGAAGCGATCTATCGCAAATATGGTTATGACTTTCGCGAATATTCGCTCGCTCATACCAAGCGACGACTCGAATATCGACGTGCGATTGAAGGCATGTCGAACTATTCGCAAATGCAGCACAAAGTGATCAACGACGCGCGTTTTTTTGATCAAATGCTGCTCGATCTCTCCATCAACGTCACGGAAATGTTCCGCGACCCTTGGTTCTACAAAAAGGTTCGTGAGCTGATTATTCCTCATTTGCAGACCTACCCATTTGTCAAAATTTGGCATGCGGGCTGCTCAGCGGGTCAAGAAGTCTACTCGATGGGCATCATGCTTGAAGAAGAAGGGATGAAAGATCGCGCGCAAATTTACGCGACCGATTTCAACGAAGCCATTTTGGAAAAGGCCAAAAAAGGCATCTATCCGATGGACTTGGTCCGCCAATACACTGCTAACTACCAAGCGGCGGGGGGCAGCGCATCTTTCTCTGATTACTACATTGCTGACTACGACAGCGTGATCATGAAACTCGCGCTGCGCGATAAAATGTTGTTCACCCCACACAACTTAGCCACCGACGGTGTGTTTGGTGAAATGAATGTCATTTTTTGTCGTAACGTATTGATTTATTTCAATAGAGAGCTGCAAAACCGCGTGTTTAAACTTTTCTACGACAGCTTAGTACCGGGCGGTTTTCTCTGCCTCGGCTCAAAAGAATCGCTGCGTTTTTCTGATATCGCGGACAAGTTTGATTTGGTCTCAGAAAAAGAAAAGATTTATCGCAAGAAACGGATTAGGTGA
- a CDS encoding response regulator: protein MIKFADIRIRPKLIALLITFGILPMACVTIFSGRMAGDALIDKSFEELQAIQSLRSTAIDTFFSKRLLDISMFASTSEMLDFGQKLSESMTTASQSQLEETLRHFVESYGYRDLFILSPQNGKILYALRDKSRIRTINLSYESSDPALARLWAKELSHPRALFTDFAKSKAADNQYVAYFSAPILDQEGKLIAIVAVQVMPELVTEIVNSRVGMGETGESYIIGLENATDTFSLRSDLVTMGNGLYVVGYTLNSGEPDYWRDAQSAGERGGQGIYIDSLGLPVLVTFDKLNIPGHDWYLISKINQGEVTTSVYHVYQILLAVGLALFVIVCFIAIKFSSSVTQPLLESMGFAQRIAEGDLESALTIDRKDELGELSRSLNNMASQLRDLDWLKSGKEMLDNEIRGDISLDLLSDKFIAFFTKHMNAQLGALYLFENDRLELRASYAFSDRHGNFNQLKLGEGMVGQAALERQVIAFNHLQHNVPSYNFAAGETIPSHFLAIPLAVDEQLIGVVMLGSNQAYSSIQRRFVDEIVSNLAIVFNATKARLVINSLLLETQQQKESLSKANEELEQQTQALRASEEELQAQQEELRVTNEELQEQTKVLKESEAELQAQQEELRVTNEELEERTKALEQQQNEMKEKNEALREAQQVVEEKAKELEIASKYKSEFLANMSHELRTPLNSILILSQLFANNKDGNLTDKQIESAKAINSSGSDLLSLINEILDLSKVEAGKIDLHIEDVSLASIEQDLLRLYKEIADDKGLDFQVICAGNLPASLESDSQRLQQILRNLLTNAFKFTHEGAVTLNMAHPSQELAKLLNKPREELIAFSVRDDGIGIKQDQQVAIFQAFQQADGSTSRKYGGTGLGLSISKELAHLLGGRIHLKSEEGKGSTFTVVFPLKYTEKARNEMESLPQISLAPLEITEREAPAETQEHAVASTPAPQAPIRAEKTEPVLSASDSYVEDDRQSIVAEDRTLLIIEDDRAFAGVMRDFGRERGFKCIVAETGESGLHFAQYYNPSAIILDIGLPGIDGWTVMERLKENPETRHIPVHFMSANDANLDALRMGAIGYLTKPVDMKKLEKAFGNIEEIISKPVKRLLVVEDDAIQQESIRQLIGEDDVHIVTVPTGEKALSELESARYDCMVLDLGLEDMTGFELLERIRRSETAARVPIIVYTGRELSKEEEKELNRYAESIIIKGVKSPERLLDESALFLHRVEANLPREQQGMLRAVHNKESVLIGKKVLLVDDDMRNVFALSSILEDKGMDIVIARDGLESLDKLKENPDIDVVLMDIMMPRMDGYEAMEEIRKQKVYEKLPVIALTAKAMKGDRSKCIEAGASDYLAKPVNTDKLLSMLRVWLY from the coding sequence ATGATAAAGTTCGCGGACATTCGTATTCGTCCTAAGTTAATTGCCCTTTTAATCACGTTTGGCATTTTGCCTATGGCATGCGTAACGATTTTCAGTGGACGCATGGCAGGTGATGCGTTAATCGACAAATCGTTTGAAGAGCTACAGGCCATTCAATCGCTACGTTCTACCGCCATTGATACCTTTTTTAGCAAGCGATTGCTTGATATCAGTATGTTTGCTTCTACGTCGGAAATGCTCGATTTTGGCCAAAAACTCAGTGAGTCCATGACCACTGCATCGCAAAGTCAACTCGAAGAAACATTGCGCCACTTCGTCGAATCTTATGGCTATCGCGATCTTTTTATTCTTTCGCCGCAAAACGGGAAAATCCTCTACGCTTTGCGAGACAAGAGCCGTATCCGTACCATCAATCTCAGCTATGAGTCGAGCGATCCGGCCCTCGCCCGCCTTTGGGCCAAAGAGCTGAGCCACCCGCGTGCACTTTTTACCGACTTTGCCAAAAGCAAGGCCGCGGATAATCAGTACGTCGCTTACTTTTCTGCGCCGATTTTGGACCAAGAAGGCAAGTTGATTGCTATTGTCGCCGTGCAAGTGATGCCGGAATTGGTAACCGAAATCGTCAATTCCCGTGTCGGTATGGGAGAAACAGGCGAGTCCTATATTATTGGTCTTGAAAACGCGACGGATACATTCTCGCTGCGCTCAGATCTGGTTACGATGGGCAACGGCCTATATGTGGTTGGCTACACGCTCAACAGTGGTGAGCCCGATTACTGGCGCGATGCGCAATCGGCGGGCGAGCGCGGCGGGCAAGGCATTTATATCGATAGCCTTGGCCTTCCGGTTCTGGTTACCTTCGATAAGTTGAATATCCCTGGACACGACTGGTATTTGATCTCCAAAATCAACCAAGGCGAGGTCACCACTTCGGTTTATCACGTGTACCAGATCCTGCTGGCAGTCGGCTTGGCTTTGTTTGTTATCGTCTGCTTTATTGCTATCAAGTTTTCCTCGTCGGTTACTCAGCCGTTGCTCGAAAGCATGGGGTTTGCCCAGCGCATTGCCGAGGGCGACTTAGAGTCCGCGTTAACCATTGACCGCAAAGACGAGCTCGGCGAATTAAGCCGTTCACTCAACAATATGGCTTCGCAACTGCGCGACTTAGACTGGCTGAAATCTGGCAAAGAGATGTTGGACAATGAAATCCGTGGCGATATCAGCCTCGATCTGTTGTCAGACAAGTTTATTGCCTTTTTTACCAAACACATGAATGCCCAGTTGGGCGCGCTCTATCTGTTTGAAAACGACCGATTGGAGCTGCGCGCCTCCTATGCGTTTTCCGATCGCCATGGTAATTTCAACCAACTCAAACTCGGCGAAGGCATGGTCGGTCAAGCGGCACTCGAGCGCCAAGTGATCGCCTTTAACCATCTGCAACACAATGTGCCGAGCTACAATTTTGCCGCTGGGGAAACGATTCCAAGTCATTTTCTCGCCATCCCATTAGCGGTTGATGAACAGTTAATTGGCGTCGTGATGCTCGGTTCAAACCAAGCCTACAGCTCGATTCAACGCCGCTTTGTCGATGAGATCGTCAGCAATCTCGCCATTGTGTTTAACGCCACCAAAGCGCGTCTGGTGATTAACTCACTGCTACTGGAAACGCAGCAGCAGAAAGAGAGCCTAAGCAAAGCGAACGAAGAGTTAGAACAGCAAACTCAGGCGCTGCGTGCCTCGGAAGAGGAGTTGCAGGCGCAGCAGGAAGAGCTGCGCGTCACCAACGAAGAGCTGCAAGAGCAAACCAAAGTACTCAAAGAATCGGAAGCCGAGCTGCAAGCCCAGCAAGAAGAGCTACGCGTCACCAACGAAGAGTTGGAAGAGCGTACCAAAGCGCTTGAGCAGCAGCAAAACGAGATGAAAGAGAAAAATGAGGCGCTGCGAGAGGCGCAGCAAGTGGTGGAAGAAAAAGCCAAAGAGTTGGAAATCGCCAGCAAGTACAAGTCTGAGTTCTTGGCGAACATGTCGCACGAACTGCGCACACCGCTCAACAGTATTTTGATCCTCTCGCAGTTGTTCGCCAACAACAAAGACGGCAACTTAACCGACAAACAGATCGAATCAGCCAAGGCGATCAACTCATCGGGTTCAGATCTGCTCTCTTTGATCAACGAAATTCTCGATCTGTCCAAAGTCGAAGCTGGGAAAATCGACTTGCATATTGAAGATGTATCGCTTGCCAGCATAGAGCAGGATTTGTTGCGCCTGTACAAAGAGATCGCCGACGACAAAGGGCTCGATTTCCAAGTCATCTGTGCCGGCAACTTGCCCGCGAGCCTTGAGAGTGACTCGCAGCGACTGCAGCAAATTCTGCGCAATCTACTCACCAACGCATTCAAATTCACCCATGAAGGTGCCGTGACGCTGAACATGGCTCATCCGTCGCAAGAGCTGGCAAAGCTGCTCAACAAGCCGCGTGAAGAGTTGATCGCCTTTTCGGTTCGTGATGACGGCATCGGCATTAAGCAAGATCAGCAAGTGGCGATTTTCCAAGCCTTCCAGCAAGCCGATGGCAGCACCAGCCGCAAATATGGCGGCACAGGGCTCGGCTTGTCTATCTCCAAAGAGCTAGCTCATTTGCTCGGCGGTCGTATTCATCTTAAGAGTGAAGAAGGAAAAGGCAGCACGTTTACCGTGGTGTTCCCGCTGAAATACACTGAGAAAGCACGTAACGAGATGGAAAGCTTGCCGCAGATTAGCCTCGCGCCACTGGAAATCACCGAACGCGAAGCGCCAGCGGAAACGCAAGAACATGCGGTAGCCTCCACACCCGCGCCGCAAGCGCCTATTCGTGCCGAGAAAACAGAACCCGTTCTCAGCGCCAGTGACAGTTATGTGGAAGACGACCGACAATCAATTGTCGCCGAAGATCGCACCTTGTTGATCATTGAAGACGATCGCGCGTTTGCTGGTGTCATGCGTGATTTTGGCCGCGAGCGAGGTTTTAAATGCATTGTCGCTGAAACAGGTGAAAGCGGCTTGCACTTTGCTCAATACTACAACCCGAGCGCCATCATTTTGGACATTGGCTTGCCCGGCATCGACGGTTGGACGGTGATGGAGCGCCTTAAAGAGAACCCAGAAACGCGCCACATTCCAGTACATTTTATGTCGGCCAACGACGCCAATTTGGATGCGCTACGTATGGGCGCGATTGGCTACCTCACCAAACCGGTCGATATGAAAAAGCTTGAAAAAGCGTTTGGCAATATTGAAGAGATCATCTCCAAACCCGTGAAACGCCTGCTGGTGGTAGAAGACGATGCCATTCAACAAGAGAGCATTCGCCAGCTGATTGGCGAAGATGACGTGCATATTGTTACCGTACCAACGGGCGAGAAAGCCTTGAGCGAGTTGGAGTCAGCACGTTATGACTGCATGGTGCTGGATTTGGGCCTTGAGGATATGACCGGGTTTGAGCTACTGGAACGCATTCGCCGCAGCGAAACGGCAGCGCGCGTGCCCATCATTGTGTATACCGGACGGGAGTTGAGCAAAGAAGAAGAGAAAGAGTTAAACCGCTACGCCGAGAGCATCATCATCAAGGGGGTCAAATCTCCTGAGCGCTTGCTGGATGAATCCGCGCTCTTCCTTCACCGCGTGGAAGCCAACCTGCCGAGAGAACAGCAAGGTATGCTGCGCGCAGTGCACAATAAGGAATCGGTTCTGATCGGCAAAAAAGTTTTGCTGGTTGACGACGATATGCGTAATGTGTTCGCTCTCTCGAGCATTTTGGAAGACAAAGGCATGGATATTGTCATTGCCCGAGATGGTTTGGAGAGCCTAGATAAGTTAAAAGAAAACCCGGATATTGATGTCGTACTAATGGACATCATGATGCCAAGGATGGATGGTTACGAAGCCATGGAAGAGATTCGTAAACAAAAAGTTTACGAAAAGCTGCCAGTGATCGCGCTGACGGCAAAGGCGATGAAGGGCGATAGAAGTAAGTGTATTGAAGCGGGCGCGAGTGATTACCTCGCCAAGCCAGTCAATACCGATAAGTTATTGTCAATGTTGCGAGTATGGTTGTACTGA
- a CDS encoding chemotaxis protein CheB, which yields MSCRGHTYSAVVIGASAGGLAAVGAVLRELKDSFCLPILLVQHISPSPESYMATHFDSKSHLSVQEAEDKLPIRRGNMYIAPPNYHMMVEVDGCIALSVDPPVNYSRPSIDVLFETAADYYGPSLVGVVLTGANSDGALGLKKIKQMGGLAVVQSVESAEAQAMPAAAIETANVDHILPLDEIGHFLNSLCDC from the coding sequence ATGAGTTGTCGTGGCCACACATACAGCGCAGTTGTAATTGGCGCATCCGCAGGCGGCCTTGCAGCCGTTGGGGCGGTACTACGTGAGTTGAAGGATTCATTTTGCTTACCAATTTTGCTGGTGCAGCACATTAGTCCCTCGCCGGAAAGTTACATGGCCACGCACTTTGACAGCAAAAGCCATTTGAGCGTGCAAGAAGCCGAAGACAAACTGCCCATCCGCCGCGGTAATATGTATATCGCTCCGCCCAACTACCACATGATGGTAGAAGTCGATGGCTGTATTGCACTTTCGGTCGATCCACCAGTGAATTATTCACGGCCATCGATTGATGTGTTGTTTGAAACCGCCGCCGATTATTATGGCCCATCGTTGGTTGGCGTGGTGTTGACGGGCGCAAATTCCGACGGCGCGCTTGGGCTGAAAAAAATCAAACAAATGGGCGGACTGGCAGTGGTTCAATCCGTCGAAAGTGCCGAGGCGCAGGCCATGCCAGCCGCCGCGATTGAAACGGCCAATGTCGATCATATCCTCCCTTTGGACGAAATTGGTCATTTCTTAAATTCTCTATGTGACTGTTAA
- a CDS encoding GGDEF domain-containing response regulator, which yields MQDKATILIVDDKIENLLTLEGLLDAFSVNVVRATSGEEALALTLDYDFALVLLDVQMPTMNGYEVAELMRGNRKTRHIPIIFVTAASKSEEHIFRGYEHGAVDYLFKPLHPLVFHSKVRVFIELFEQRHALKKKTMEFDQKLSELEELQQQLEETNEQLLLLSTTDSLTGLHNRRRFEEIYSDEWNRALRSNTSVSMIIFDIDHFKMYNDTFGHQQGDECLRMVAEAIRNMKLRCLDKVARIGGEEFAAILPETDLEGAKHVADRIRTTIEALRIKHSENASYPHVTASLGICSMVPQADGNIRLLLKKADEALYKAKRTGRNRIAEACHTELVS from the coding sequence ATGCAAGATAAAGCAACCATACTCATCGTTGATGACAAAATCGAAAACCTGCTCACGCTAGAAGGCCTACTGGACGCTTTTTCGGTAAACGTAGTCCGTGCCACTTCCGGCGAAGAGGCCCTTGCCCTAACGTTAGACTACGATTTCGCGCTGGTGCTACTAGACGTACAGATGCCAACCATGAATGGTTACGAAGTGGCAGAGTTAATGCGTGGTAACCGCAAGACCCGCCATATTCCGATTATTTTTGTCACTGCGGCCTCGAAATCCGAAGAGCACATCTTCCGTGGTTACGAACACGGGGCGGTAGACTATCTGTTTAAACCGTTGCATCCACTGGTGTTTCACAGCAAAGTGCGCGTTTTTATTGAACTGTTTGAACAGCGCCATGCCCTGAAAAAGAAGACCATGGAGTTTGACCAAAAGCTCTCTGAGCTAGAGGAGTTGCAGCAACAATTGGAAGAGACCAACGAACAACTGTTGCTGCTCTCGACCACCGACAGTCTCACTGGCCTGCACAATCGCCGCCGCTTTGAAGAGATCTACAGCGACGAATGGAATCGAGCTCTGCGGTCAAACACCTCAGTATCAATGATCATCTTCGACATCGATCACTTCAAAATGTACAACGACACTTTCGGCCACCAGCAAGGCGATGAATGCTTGCGTATGGTCGCAGAAGCGATTCGCAATATGAAGTTACGTTGTCTCGATAAGGTCGCGCGCATTGGCGGAGAAGAGTTTGCCGCGATTTTGCCTGAAACCGATCTTGAAGGTGCGAAACACGTGGCGGATCGCATTCGCACCACGATAGAAGCGCTGCGCATCAAACACAGTGAGAATGCCAGTTACCCTCATGTTACTGCCAGCCTCGGGATTTGCTCTATGGTGCCACAAGCCGACGGCAATATCCGCCTACTACTGAAAAAGGCAGACGAAGCGTTGTACAAAGCCAAACGCACTGGGCGTAACCGCATTGCCGAAGCTTGTCACACGGAACTCGTTTCGTAG
- a CDS encoding CobW family GTP-binding protein: MAKRVPTNIITGFLGVGKTTTILNLLENKPANEKWAVLVNEFGEIGIDGAMMTESGAVIKEVPGGCMCCTAGVPMSVGITALLRQNPDRLLIEPTGLGHPKQVIATLTSAQYQEYVDLKATIALVDPRNLSDEKYTSNQNFNDQLACADVVIGSKVDLCHAHDIDVFNDWLTDQTPAKVFSKLIHDGQLPLEVLDIERVHGSASTHIEAHHHHHADMEPQFQLQPGQAYARKENQGQGYFSCGWLIGAEYRFNFDQLFSMLTDLTAERVKAVINTDQGCYAFNRANGVLSVNQMSLEGFESRIEVIDSQRMPWDELEAILLRLCGAHAE, encoded by the coding sequence ATGGCCAAGCGGGTTCCAACTAACATCATTACTGGCTTTCTCGGTGTCGGCAAAACGACCACGATTCTCAATCTGCTCGAAAATAAACCGGCCAATGAAAAGTGGGCGGTGTTGGTGAATGAGTTCGGTGAAATCGGCATTGATGGCGCGATGATGACAGAAAGCGGCGCTGTGATTAAAGAGGTCCCCGGTGGATGCATGTGTTGTACCGCTGGGGTGCCGATGAGTGTTGGGATCACCGCGTTGTTAAGGCAGAATCCCGATCGCCTGTTGATTGAACCGACCGGACTGGGCCATCCAAAACAAGTGATTGCAACGCTCACCTCGGCGCAGTATCAAGAATATGTTGATCTTAAAGCGACGATTGCGTTGGTGGATCCTCGCAATCTCAGCGATGAAAAATACACTAGTAATCAGAACTTTAATGATCAGCTTGCCTGCGCCGATGTGGTGATTGGTAGCAAGGTGGATTTGTGCCATGCCCACGATATTGACGTATTTAATGATTGGCTGACCGATCAAACGCCAGCCAAAGTGTTTAGCAAGTTAATTCACGATGGACAGTTGCCGCTGGAAGTGCTCGACATTGAGCGCGTGCATGGCAGCGCATCAACGCATATTGAAGCGCATCATCACCATCATGCCGATATGGAGCCGCAGTTCCAGTTGCAGCCGGGGCAGGCGTATGCTCGTAAAGAGAATCAAGGGCAAGGCTACTTCAGCTGCGGCTGGCTGATTGGCGCGGAGTATCGTTTTAATTTTGACCAACTTTTTTCCATGTTGACTGACTTAACCGCAGAGCGTGTTAAAGCGGTTATCAACACCGATCAAGGCTGTTACGCCTTTAATCGCGCCAATGGCGTGCTGTCGGTCAACCAGATGTCGTTGGAAGGATTTGAATCGCGTATCGAGGTGATTGACTCACAACGGATGCCTTGGGACGAACTTGAGGCGATTTTGCTACGTTTATGCGGCGCCCACGCCGAGTAA
- a CDS encoding DEAD/DEAH box helicase: MSFASQGFAPEVVKALEECGYEKLTPIQQKAIPVARRGHDIFATAQTGTGKTAAFSLPLIQQLLDSGKTASRKSARALIFAPTRELAEQIADNIKAYTKYTNLTVAAVFGGRKMSSQERALENGVDILVATPGRLEEHIEAGNVTVANIEFLVFDEADRILDMGFISAVRKILLDVDTNPQIMMFSATTSSQLNELSKDILRKPKRIAVERENTTAHTIAHVLYPVDQERKTELLSELIGRKNWQQVLVFVNYKETANEIVQELKLDGIKATVCHGDKAQSARRRALEEFKTGKVRVMVATDVAARGLDIEDLPHVVNYDMPFLAEDYVHRIGRTGRAGKQGHAVSFVNREEELTVIQVENLIKQQIRRIELAGYEPKSRTAYIDKLNSKPSFKNRQGRRNNANEPTDQAAAERRLAMVKRLKARRG; the protein is encoded by the coding sequence ATGTCATTTGCATCTCAAGGTTTTGCTCCCGAAGTCGTGAAAGCGCTCGAAGAGTGTGGCTATGAAAAGCTAACCCCAATTCAGCAAAAAGCCATTCCTGTTGCCCGCCGTGGCCATGATATTTTTGCCACTGCGCAAACTGGAACTGGCAAAACCGCCGCTTTTTCTCTGCCTTTGATCCAGCAATTGCTCGACAGCGGTAAAACGGCATCGCGTAAATCAGCCAGAGCGCTGATTTTTGCGCCGACGCGTGAACTGGCCGAGCAGATTGCCGACAACATCAAAGCCTACACCAAATACACCAACCTCACGGTGGCAGCGGTCTTTGGTGGTCGTAAAATGTCGAGTCAAGAACGTGCTTTAGAAAATGGCGTCGATATTTTAGTGGCGACGCCAGGACGTTTGGAAGAGCACATCGAAGCCGGCAATGTGACGGTCGCCAATATCGAATTTCTGGTGTTTGATGAAGCGGACCGCATTTTGGATATGGGCTTTATCAGTGCGGTACGTAAGATTCTTCTCGATGTGGACACCAATCCGCAGATCATGATGTTTTCTGCCACGACCTCAAGCCAGCTTAACGAGCTGTCGAAAGACATTCTACGCAAGCCAAAGCGCATCGCCGTTGAGCGTGAAAATACCACCGCACATACGATTGCACACGTGCTGTATCCGGTTGATCAAGAGCGCAAAACAGAGTTGTTGTCGGAACTGATTGGCCGTAAAAACTGGCAGCAGGTGCTGGTGTTTGTTAACTACAAAGAGACCGCCAACGAGATTGTGCAAGAGCTCAAGCTGGACGGCATCAAAGCCACGGTTTGCCACGGCGACAAAGCGCAAAGTGCACGTCGTCGCGCGCTTGAAGAGTTCAAAACGGGCAAAGTGCGCGTGATGGTCGCGACCGATGTCGCCGCGCGTGGGTTAGATATCGAAGATTTGCCACACGTGGTCAACTACGACATGCCGTTCTTGGCGGAAGACTATGTGCACCGTATTGGCCGTACCGGCCGTGCGGGCAAACAAGGTCATGCGGTCTCTTTCGTCAATCGCGAAGAAGAGCTGACGGTGATTCAGGTGGAAAACTTAATTAAGCAGCAGATCCGCCGCATTGAACTGGCCGGATATGAGCCGAAAAGCCGTACCGCGTACATTGACAAACTCAATAGCAAGCCGTCGTTTAAAAATCGTCAAGGTCGACGTAATAACGCCAACGAGCCGACCGATCAGGCTGCGGCAGAACGTCGCTTAGCGATGGTTAAACGCTTGAAAGCGCGTCGCGGTTAA